AGAACCTCTAAAGATTTTTACTCAGAATTTAATAGTGAATTGTTACTAACCCTAGGAATTATTCCAACAGAAAAAATATTAGATGAAATGTTTTCTGCCTGTTCATATCTTCCCTGGGTAGCATTTGATGACTGCCATATATTAAAAGAACTGAAGATAAAAAAAGCAGTTCTATCCAACTTCAATTCAACATTGAAAGACCTTACGGATCAGCTAATAGGAGAAAATATATTTGATGAAATTATTATTTCTGAAAATGAAAACTGTAGAAAACCTTCAATAGAATTTTATCAACTGGCCATTGAAAAGCTAAATACTGATCCTGGAAAAATTCTATACATTGGTGATTCATTAAAACTTGACGTTATTCCTGCTCAGAAATCAGGAATGAATACCTTACTGATTGACAGAGAAAATATATTTCCTCATGCTAAGAACAGAATTTCAAGTTTCAACGAAATAATACAATATATATGAAACGCATTGCCATAATTGGATCCGGCCACCTTGGGCAACAGATTCTGTATCATATTCAAACAGATACTAATGATAAGGTTGTTGGTTTTTTTGATGATTTTCAGGAAAAAGGAAATCTGGTAAAAAATACTCCTGTATTAGGTGGTAAGGAAGATATTGCAGAGTATTTTCAGCAAGATTCTTTTGATGAATTAGTAGTAGCTATTGGCTATAAGCATTTGACGTTCAAAAAACAGGTATTTGAAAGCTTTAAAGGTAAAATTCCTTTCTATACCTTTATTCATTCCACAAGCATTGTTGACCCTTCAGCCAAAATAGGACATGGAACCATTATTTATCCTAATTGTATGATTGATCAGGATGTAGAAATTGGAGATAATGTAATGATGAATATTTCCTGCTCCATTGCGCATGATTCAGTAATAGGAAATCATTGTTTCCTATCTCCTTCTGTGGCTATGGCAGGTTTTGTAAAAGTTTCAGAATTATGTATTCTTGGGATCAACAGTACGATTATTGACAATATCCATATCACGGAAGAAGTACAGCTGGGAGGAGGTTCAGTGGTGATTAAAAATATTTCCAACCCTGGCCTGTATGTAGGAAATCCTGTAAGATTTATACGTTAACTCAGTGATTACATTTTATAATAATATATTTGTATTTAATATTGGTGTATTTACGTTCGTAACAGGCTTGACTATTTTATTCAGTTATAGCTCTTTAGATATATAGAAAAAAGTTTATACACATCAAAGATTCAAAATTTAAAACACTATGATCCCATTTAACAAACCATTTATTATTGGTAAAGAACTTATATACATTGAAGAAGCCGTAAAAAGCGGTAAAATTTCAGGAGATGGAATGTTTACAAAAAAATGCCAGCATTTTTTTGAAGAGAACTACAATTTTCCAAAAGTTCTGATGACCACATCATGTACGGATGCACTGGAAATGGCAGCCATTTTATGTAATTTAGAACCTGGTGACGAGGTAATTGTTCCTAGCTATACTTTTGTTTCTTCTGCCAATGCTTTCGCTTTACGCGGTGCAAAAATTGTTTTTGTAGATTCTTACCCGGATAATCCCAATATTGATCCAGCCGAGATAGAAAAACATATCACTGAAAAAACAAAAGTAATTGTCCCGGTACATTATGCTGGGGTAGCCTGTGATATGGAGAGAATTATGCAACTGGCTCACAAACATAATTTATTTGTAGTGGAAGATGCGGCGCAGGCAATCGACAGTTATTATACATTCTCAGATGGAACTAAAAAAGCATTGGGATCTATAGGACATTTCGCTGCCTTCTCTTTCCACGAAACCAAAAATATTATTGCAGGAGAAGGAGGAATGCTGGTCATTAATGATCCTAAATATTTTGACCGTGCTGAAGTAATCCGCGAAAAAGGAACCAACAGAAGTGCTTTCTTCAGAGGAGAAGTTAATAAATACGGCTGGGTAGATCTTGGCTCTTCATTCTTACCGTCAGAGATTATATCCGCTTTCTTGTACGCTCAGTTAGAAAATCTGGAAATCATCCAGAAAAAAAGATTAGAAATCTGGAACAATTACCAGAGCGGACTTTCGGAATTAGAGGAAAAAGGGTTCATTACTTTACCTGATATGCCTTCTTATGCAACAAACAATGCTCACATGTACTATATTGTTTGCAGAAGTTATGAAGAAAGAACCAATTTGATTCAGCATTTAAAAACTCAGGATATTCACCCTGTTTTCCATTATTTAAGCTTGAATAAAAGTGATTTTTTCCTGGCTAACAATCCTAAAATAGATATTCCAAATTCTGATCATTTCACAGACTGCCTGCTAAGGCTGCCATTCTATTATGAATTATCTAAAACCGAACAGAATAAAATCATAGAGCTCATTAACATTTTTTTTGCTAAATAATACAACAGCATTGTCACTTCTGAATAATAAAAGATGAATTTTCTAAAAAAATATATTGTCAATTTTTTGTTCGATGTTCTGAATTCGAATGCTTATAAAACCCATCAACAAAACAAATTAAATACATGGGCACAGAAAAGCTTCAAAAAATTCGGAACGAATTCGGCATTGCCAGAAGAGCATTGGATAAAAAATCCTAAGTATATATCGATAGGTAATAATTTCAGCTCTTTATTCCACCTAAGGCTAGAGGCCTGGGATCGTTTTCAGAGTGAGATATTTCACCCGGAAATAATAATTGGCGATAATGTAGTTTGTAATTCCGATGTTCATATTGGAGCAATCAATAAAATTGTCATAGGAAATAATGTATTAATGGCCAGCAGAATATATATT
The nucleotide sequence above comes from Chryseobacterium sp. 7. Encoded proteins:
- a CDS encoding HAD family hydrolase, which encodes MEILLLDAANTLIHKPSLWNKLMNVLQSNGYSVDKDSLFLRHKILSEIINFPDRTSKDFYSEFNSELLLTLGIIPTEKILDEMFSACSYLPWVAFDDCHILKELKIKKAVLSNFNSTLKDLTDQLIGENIFDEIIISENENCRKPSIEFYQLAIEKLNTDPGKILYIGDSLKLDVIPAQKSGMNTLLIDRENIFPHAKNRISSFNEIIQYI
- a CDS encoding acetyltransferase; its protein translation is MKRIAIIGSGHLGQQILYHIQTDTNDKVVGFFDDFQEKGNLVKNTPVLGGKEDIAEYFQQDSFDELVVAIGYKHLTFKKQVFESFKGKIPFYTFIHSTSIVDPSAKIGHGTIIYPNCMIDQDVEIGDNVMMNISCSIAHDSVIGNHCFLSPSVAMAGFVKVSELCILGINSTIIDNIHITEEVQLGGGSVVIKNISNPGLYVGNPVRFIR
- the rffA gene encoding dTDP-4-amino-4,6-dideoxygalactose transaminase gives rise to the protein MIPFNKPFIIGKELIYIEEAVKSGKISGDGMFTKKCQHFFEENYNFPKVLMTTSCTDALEMAAILCNLEPGDEVIVPSYTFVSSANAFALRGAKIVFVDSYPDNPNIDPAEIEKHITEKTKVIVPVHYAGVACDMERIMQLAHKHNLFVVEDAAQAIDSYYTFSDGTKKALGSIGHFAAFSFHETKNIIAGEGGMLVINDPKYFDRAEVIREKGTNRSAFFRGEVNKYGWVDLGSSFLPSEIISAFLYAQLENLEIIQKKRLEIWNNYQSGLSELEEKGFITLPDMPSYATNNAHMYYIVCRSYEERTNLIQHLKTQDIHPVFHYLSLNKSDFFLANNPKIDIPNSDHFTDCLLRLPFYYELSKTEQNKIIELINIFFAK
- a CDS encoding DapH/DapD/GlmU-related protein, encoding MNFLKKYIVNFLFDVLNSNAYKTHQQNKLNTWAQKSFKKFGTNSALPEEHWIKNPKYISIGNNFSSLFHLRLEAWDRFQSEIFHPEIIIGDNVVCNSDVHIGAINKIVIGNNVLMASRIYISDHAHGNITSNDLENIPAERPLYSKGPVIIEDNVWIGEGVCILPGVTIGENCIIGANSVVNRSFPKNSVIAGVPARLIKTLEN